In Drosophila simulans strain w501 chromosome 3R, Prin_Dsim_3.1, whole genome shotgun sequence, a single window of DNA contains:
- the LOC6727621 gene encoding hormone receptor 4 isoform X3 gives MIMEGLETLVAPTHHAFLLTETAAAAHFNVLSFDTCLFKTSTAAQSSGSPSTATYLSPAQFGGSHHGGASTSSNSQNSSSTASSSSSLLHYTTASAAAAAAAAAAASANNSVLRARNQTATPTQGGSPGHVAVQPSATASSGRSSASHLSLLNTSGQHSPTSSAVEQVEAHKQLIEALPGDLNTPVTTSSDIPSFFGPTTVVEPPPITGSIESEDLSLEPQVISVASPVLSHCSPLKEERSTPPALAIVKEESSNNSCNMYPQHNNNNNTTTSSSTTTTSKQTTSESNNSNTECVGSPGNHTQSHQQQQQQLQHNNTSSNNSNCHHSHQQQQQQQQQHMSSPQHQYQQHQILHQQQQLPNHHHHHHHHHHHHSQLQQLQQQQQQQQQQQHQQQPLHQQQQLQHQQQQQHHQQHYQQHAIQHQQSQQQASKISYRGIFTTTGNAMNAAAAAAAAAAQQQHQQQQQQLPSPQLGVLAGPMSPPSNSLGNSWGLPSPDKTMFQPPLFSLPAHYATMQQQQQQQQQQQQQQQQAAGAAPSPYDDGRAAAAAAAQHAELLGLTMDCTPLLLKQPPPTYAGASAGFPGLGDLHSSHEQQLQQQQYVRSQPKYQWLDSPADYAQQQQQVQQVQQQQQQQTLVLPGPTSSASSSNAALGVLIPKQENYPDMQPSSNGTGYSGGSGGSSAAAAAAAAAAAAVQLAEYSPSTSKGHEILSQVYQQSTVPLKLVPVKPRKYPNRPSKTPVHERPYACPVENCDRRFSRSDELTRHIRIHTGQKPFQCRICMRSFSRSDHLTTHIRTHTGEKPFSCDICGRKFARSDEKKRHAKVHLKQRIKKEKVRGEQQQQQQQQQQQQQQQQQQQQLQQQQEQHHLSLQQHQQYQQHHLLHSADLAIVTSSASM, from the exons ATGATCATGGAAGGGCTTGAAACCCTGGTGGCGCCAACGCATCACGCATTCCTGCTCACCGAGACGGCCGCGGCCGCCCACTTCAATGTGCTGAGCTTCGACACCTGTCTGTTCAAGACGAGCACGGCGGCCCAGAGCAGCGGCAGTCCGTCGACGGCCACCTACCTGAGTCCCGCCCAATTCGGCGGCAGTCATCACGGCGGcgccagcaccagcagcaactcccAGAACTCCTCCTCGACcgcatcctcgtcgtcctcgctGCTCCACTACACCACCGCTTcggcagctgccgctgctgcagccgccgccgctgcatCCGCCAACAATTCGGTGCTTCGTGCCCGCAACCagacggccacgcccacccaggGCGGCAGTCCGGGACACGTGGCCGTTCAGCCCAGCGCCACCGCCAGCAGCGGACGCAGCTCGGCCTCCCATCTCAGCCTGCTGAACACCAGTGGCCAGCACAGTCCCACCTCCTCGGCCGTCGAGCAGGTGGAGGCCCACAAGCAGCTGATCGAGGCGCTGCCGGGTGACCTCAACACACCGGTGACCACGTCCAGCGATATTCCCTCGTTCTTTGGACCCACCACCGTCGTGGAGCCGCCGCCCATTACTG GTTCCATCGAATCCGAGGATCTATCTTTGGAACCCCAGGTGATATCTGTAGCCAGTCCCGTGTTGTCGCATTGCAGTCCGTTGAAAGAGGAGCGCAGCACTCCGCCAGCATTGGCCATTGTCAAGGAAGAATCAAGTAATAATAGTTGTAATATGTACccacaacacaacaacaacaacaacaccacaacatcatcatcaacaaccacaacaagcAAACAGACAACAAGCGAAAGCAACAACAGTAACACCGAGTGCGTTGGCTCACCAGGCAACCATACACAAtcacaccaacagcaacaacaacagctgcaacaCAACAACacgagcagcaacaacagcaactgccaCCACAgtcaccaacagcagcagcagcagcaacaacaacacatgAGCTCCCCGCAACATCAATACCAACAACACCAAATAttacaccaacaacaacaattgccaaatcaccaccatcatcaccatcaccaccaccaccatcacagTCAGCTACAACaactccaacaacaacagcaacaacaacaacagcagcaacaccaacaacagccgctacaccaacaacagcaactgcaacaccagcagcagcaacaacaccaccaacaacacTATCAGCAACATGCCATTCAACACCAGCAATCACAACAGCAGGCTAGCAAAATCTCATATCGTGGCATTTTCACCACCACAGGCAACGCGATGAacgcagcagctgccgcagcagccgccgcagcacagcagcaacaccaacagcagcagcagcaacttcccTCGCCGCAACTGGGCGTCCTGGCCGGACCGATGTCTCCGCCCTCAAATAGCTTGGGCAACAGCTGGGGCCTGCCCAGTCCGGACAAGACCATGTTCCAGCCGCCCCTGTTCAGCCTGCCCGCTCACTATGCCaccatgcagcagcagcagcaacagcaacaacagcagcagcagcagcaacagcaagcgGCAGGAGCTGCTCCCTCGCCCTACGACGATGGacgagctgcagcagcagcggcggcacaGCACGCCGAGCTCTTGGGCTTGACCATGGATTGCACACCTCTCTTGCTGAAACAACCGCCGCCAACTTACGCCGGAGCCTCCGCCGGCTTCCCCGGCCTGGGTGACCTGCACAGCAGCCAcgagcagcagttgcaacagcaacagtatGTGCGATCGCAGCCGAAATACCAGTGGCTTGACTCACCAGCGGACTatgcccagcagcaacagcaagtgcagcaggtgcagcagcagcagcaacagcagactCTGGTGCTGCCAGGACCCACTTCATCCGCCAGTTCCAGCAATGCCGCTCTGGGCGTTTTGATACCCAAGCAGGAGAACTATCCCGACATGCAGCCCAGCTCGAATGGCACGGGCTATTCCGGCGGATCCGGTGGGAGttcggcggcagctgctgccgccgctgctgcagcagcagcagtgcaaCTGGCCGAGTACAGTCCATCCACCAGCAAGGGACACGAGATCCTGTCGCAGGTCTATCAGCAGAGCACTGTGCCCTTGAAACTGGTGCCCGTGAAGCCGCGCAAGTATCCCAATCGCCCCAGCAAGACGCCCGTGCATGAGCGACCCTACGCCTGTCCGGTGGAGAACTGCGACCGTAGGTTCTCCCGCTCCGACGAGCTCACCCGCCACATACGCATCCATACGGGCCAGAAGCCCTTCCAGTGCCGCATCTGCATGCGCAGCTTTAGTCGCAGTGATCACCTCACCACCCACATTCGCACCCACACCGGCGAGAAGCCCTTCAGCTGCGACATTTGCGGCAGGAAGTTCGCTCGATCCGATGAGAAGAAGCGCCATGCCAAGGTGCACCTGAAGCAGCGCATCAAGAAGGAGAAGGTGCGCggcgaacagcagcagcaacagcaacagcagcagcagcaacaacagcagcagcagcagcagcagcagttgcagcagcaacaggagcagcatcaTTTGAGcctgcagcaacatcaacagtaCCAGCAGCATCACCTGCTGCACTCCGCCGATTTGGCCATAGTCACCTCCAGTGCGAGCATGTAG